The genomic window TACATCTATTTTACGGTATAGtgtttttaattcaaacttAGTCAGCTTTATTGTCCACATGTTATCGCAAAAGTGTATAACACCTTTTTTATGTAATATAATACTTCACAGTTACATCTAGCAGCTCATTTATCCCCTTCTTTTAGTTAGATATGTCTGCAGGTTGTGTGAGGTGGCTGCTAAGCCACACAGTTCGAGCTGTCTGTGTCGGTTCTCCAGGTTGTTGGACACCTGCATCAAGATTTCTCAAATGCAGTAAAAGGTCAAACATCATTCCTGGCACCTTGAGATGGTCTCCATTCTCCACATCAGTGGACGACACAGAACAAACTCCTGAAccgaagaagaaaaagaaggatcCCCGAGCTCAGGCCACAATCGGCAGTGTTGGCCGTAAGATCCCACAGCGTCTGATACAGGTCATAAGTGAGACTGGGGAGGACTTGGGCACCATGCACCGTGCAAATGTGATCAGAATTATGGACGAGCAGGGTCTGAAACTGGTGCTGCTCAATGAGGACAAAGATCCTCCCGTTTACCAGCTGATGAGCGGAAAACAAATCCACGAAGAGCAGCTGAAATTACGAGATAAACAGAAGGCAAAACCAGGTATGTGATGTCGAAGCAGGGATCCACATTAAACCTCAGTTTAAGACTTTACATCACAGACCTGGTGTCTGATGATCTCTGCACTGGACGGTTAAAGGTGCACTAGTGTGATTTTAAACATGCAGTTCAGTTTTCTCATACTGAAAGTCACCATGTCAAACATTTGCAGGGTTTTAATGAGGAgccaggaagaaaacaaaattagcCCATCAACATTACTAATATACCATGAAGTGCTCAGGAACATGAGTGTCTTACAGTAAGCGAAGTATGTGTAGATTGACTCTGAGTCTTCTTTGTACAGCTCCTGTGCAGGTGAAGGAATTGGCCTTTTCGTCTGGCATCGCATCTCACGATCTCACCACCAAGCTGAAACAAGTGGAGAGCTGGCTGGAGAAGAAGCACCATGTTAGGATCACTCTGCGATCAGGACGCGCAGAACCTAGAGTCGACCTGGTGAGGCTGACTGAATGAATCTTTATCGATCATCTATCATCTGACTGATCAAAACAAGATGTATTCTGTTCCTCATCGACACATTCTCATCATCTAAATGCTGGACATTATAATCCTACTAAACACACTTCTGGAAGTTGCTTATTACACAGAATAGTTTTTAAATGCTCCTACATGAACGTCTTCAAGTTTTAAGGTGAGCTCAGTACAGAGGACAACACAGTGAAGTCATTTCTTCAAGATATATTCATATTTAGGTGAAATCTTGATGTGCTtttgaacaaacattttcataGTTTTTTACACCACAGACAAAAAATGTCTCTTCctactttctctttttattctttttctatTCATTCAATTATTCTGAAGCAGTCAGAATATTCTGTAAGGCTTTGATTGATACATACAGGTCAAACTATCCTGCTGATTTTAGCTTATCACAAAAGTATCAGTGAACTTTCTACAGTATTTGACCACCAGGGAGCACTGGTAAGATTATTTTTCCACTGTTCTTGTTTCACTGTTCAAGTTTTAAAAAGAGAGTCAGCCTCCCTGGCGTGACATTATGCCTCCACACCACCAAGGGCCTTCGTCCATCTGTCTTTCCAATCTTGTGAACACATCTCGGGAAATTAAATTTCTTGTGctacaaatgtccacttggactaactgactaactgattagattttggtggtcattttattacatttggcACAAACGTCCACTTGGACTTGTGCATGAACCAATTAGAATGAGTCTGGAGAGACATACATGCAAACTGCAACTTCACTGGTTGCTATAGTCATACAACCACAATGCTGTAATAACTTCATCATTGTAACTTCAGCATCAGCATTCCTCAGAATAATCAGCCTGCCTCTATTAgctgttattttttatagtgtgtcttaattaattaagtgtttttctttccatagGACACAACTCTGGAGCAAATGGTGCAACAGATGGAGGTTATGGTGGGATTTGTTTCCAAGCCAAAAGTCATACGTGAGGGTAAAGCAGCCATGTGCGTTCTCAGACCACCTTCAGCAAAGGAGCTTTCACAAAAGGGGAAGAATAAGACGGCGGAGCCACAGTCTGACAACTCGGCtcagagcaacacacacacaacatcaggGTCTGTACAGCAGTGAGGTGATGGAAATAAAACGACGATAAAGAAAGTTGACCTTGGTGTAGGCTTCTGCAGAGTCTGTCTGTTTCTTGTTTGAAAGCATTTTACAAAAGCATGTTTGATTTGTAAAGTGGATACAAGAACGAGTTTGAGAGTCTGGTGTTAGAAGACGTCAGAGTTACAAAGGTACCAAACCTTAATTTGTGCATCACTGATTCCTCAAATCAGCTGAGCACTGTATGTCTGCATCTTTTCACGGGAATTGTTGACAGTAAGGAAACATGCAACGTCACTAATGTTGCTTCACATGACccaattttataatttattgttttttatatgtgaTTCCTTCATATCATTCCCCCCTAAAGACGGCCAGTGAGGATGATGAGGCTGCAAAAGATAGATTTCAGATATGTACACAACAGCAGTGTGTATCTTTCTCTGCTTTATTCAAGATTAATCTTTATGTTTTtggtaaaaaatgaaaataagcaAGTTTGGCATACAGATTACATTCATTTGTCACTGATAAATGTGTTCACTTGACTAAAATGTCAGCTCCACACTTTTATCAACACCTTTCTGTAACAGCAGAGATACTGTCCTggaacttttatttattttaaccagaCATATTTTTCCCTGTACATACAAAAGAAACTGAAGTAGAGAGAACTTGAAGACATAAAACCACCTTAAGgcccaaaaaaataaaatctttccTAGATTGTGTTAGAAAAACATGGGAACAAAAGCAGCTTAACTAATATGCATGAACAACATTTGTCAATAAGCCTCGAGTACTTTGTAGGAGGAGAATGGTTTAACAAAGTGATAGTCCAGGTTGCCGCAGTGAGGGCACTGCTGGACGTTGCTGTACTCGGAGAAATACTGCATTCCAACTCGAACGTCTACCACCGGCTTCCCGCAGTGCTTACAGTTGAGACGGGCCTGAGGAGAGACAGGATGGAGACGGGGCAGCGGTCACTTAATGTGcaatgtttgatgtttgttcttGATCTTTGAGTGTCTGTTATGTAATGATCTAATCTCAAAGGTTGGTTTAACTGTCAGCAGCTTCCCACAGTCTTGATCTACTGGAGAGGttacaacagacaacagactgTCGTGAAGAAACTAAGTCAGCATCCAACCACAGCTGTTGTCGTACGTCTACTGTACTTTACACGAGTATTTTCATGCTCTTTTTCTTTATACTTGTCCAGCGACATTTGTTTGATTAATATTACTACTGACAGTTTAATAACCAcattattatgtaaaaatataggTTAAGAAAGGAAAAGAGTTTAGATAGGACAGAGTAAAGTTTAACATCAGTCATTTGGAAACACGTTAACAGAGAACATGGATATAAGTGGCCGTAAACACTTGATGATGTCAAAGTTTATGAAGTAATACAAGGGCAAATTTGAGGCTTatttaattacagcacatcCTCAGTGCATATTTAAGCCAGACTGTAATTCTATGCTGTGTAGAGCATAAGTTATAGACTTATATTGTTTAGCCTGAACATAATATGATCACAATTAACTCCACTTTGACCAGCTGGAAAATTAAAGTTTAGACTTACACATTAATATAGTCT from Anabas testudineus chromosome 24, fAnaTes1.2, whole genome shotgun sequence includes these protein-coding regions:
- the mtif3 gene encoding translation initiation factor IF-3, mitochondrial translates to MSAGCVRWLLSHTVRAVCVGSPGCWTPASRFLKCSKRSNIIPGTLRWSPFSTSVDDTEQTPEPKKKKKDPRAQATIGSVGRKIPQRLIQVISETGEDLGTMHRANVIRIMDEQGLKLVLLNEDKDPPVYQLMSGKQIHEEQLKLRDKQKAKPAPVQVKELAFSSGIASHDLTTKLKQVESWLEKKHHVRITLRSGRAEPRVDLDTTLEQMVQQMEVMVGFVSKPKVIREGKAAMCVLRPPSAKELSQKGKNKTAEPQSDNSAQSNTHTTSGSVQQ